The proteins below are encoded in one region of Pelecanus crispus isolate bPelCri1 chromosome 4, bPelCri1.pri, whole genome shotgun sequence:
- the ADRA2C gene encoding alpha-2C adrenergic receptor — protein MDLLLVLNTSLGSPNESLALPPSSPSSSALLQPPSPYSPAAVASLAAVVGFLIVFTIVGNVLVVIAVLTSRALRAPQNLFLVSLASADILVATLVMPFSLANELMNYWYFGKTWCNIYLALDVLFCTSSIVHLCAISLDRYWSVTQAVEYNLKRTPRRIKAIILTVWLISAVISFPPLISMYRDPEGDGFPQCKLNDETWYILSSCIGSFFAPCLIMVLVYIRIYRVAKLRTRTLSEKRTMPEGSSQTENGLSRAAGGCTSLRMQLGENGHYSVHHWRKASELEDIELEESSTSESRRRRSREEHPRKSSKSQSFSYSYSSKHSSSRLSRSSNRSMQFFSYRRRRKRSSICRKKVTQAREKRFTFVLAVVMGVFVVCWFPFFFSYSLYGICREACEVPETLFKFFFWIGYCNSSLNPVIYTIFNQDFRRSFKHILFKKKKKNFRH, from the coding sequence ATGGatctgctgctggtgctgaacACGAGCCTGGGCTCCCCCAACGAGTCCCTGGCGCTGCCCCCCTCCTCGCCGTCCTCCTCGGCCCTCCTGCAGCCGCCCTCCCCCTACTCCCCGGCGGCCGTGGCCAGCCTGGCGGCGGTGGTGGGCTTCCTCATCGTCTTCACCATCGTGGGCAACGTGCTGGTGGTGATAGCCGTGCTCACCAGCCGGGCGCTGAGAGCCCCCCAGAACCTCTTCCTGGTGTCCCTGGCCAGCGCGGACATCCTGGTGGCTACCCTGGTCATGCCTTTCTCCTTAGCCAACGAGCTTATGAATTACTGGTACTTCGGCAAGACTTGGTGTAACATTTACCTGGCGCTGGACGTGCTCTTCTGCACCTCCTCCATCGTCCACCTGTGCGCCATCAGCCTCGACAGGTATTGGTCAGTCACACAGGCGGTGGAGTACAACCTCAAGCGGACCCCCCGGCGGATCAAGGCCATCATCCTCACTGTCTGGCTCATTTCAGCTGTCATCTCCTTCCCGCCATTGATCTCCATGTACCGGGACCCTGAAGGAGATGGCTTTCCCCAGTGCAAGCTCAATGACGAGACATGGTACATCCTTTCCTCTTGCATTGGCTCTTTCTTTGCCCCCTGCCTCATCATGGTGTTGGTCTATATCCGCATCTACCGCGTGGCCAAGCTAAGGACCAGGACCCTCTCTGAGAAGCGTACGATGCCGGAGGGGTCCTCCCAGACTGAGAACGGCTTGAGCCGCGCCGCTGGCGGCTGCACGTCCCTGAggatgcagctgggagagaaTGGACATTATTCAGTGCACCACTGGCGCAAAGCCTCTGAGCTGGAGGACATtgagctggaggagagcagcacCTCAGAGAGCAGACGGAGGCGGAGCCGGGAGGAGCATCCCCGCAAAAGCAGCAAGAGCCAGTCGTTCTCCTACTCATACTCCTCCAAGCACTCTAGTAGCCGCCTGTCCCGCTCTAGCAATCGCTCCATGCAGTTTTTCTCATACCGCCGTCGCCGGAAGCGTAGCAGCATCTGCCGTAAGAAAGTCACCCAGGCCCGGGAGAAGCGCTTCACGTTTGTGCTGGCTGTGGTCATGGGGGTCTTTGTAGTTTGCTGgttccctttcttcttcagctACAGCCTCTATGGTATTTGCCGGGAGGCATGTGAGGTCCCTGAGACTCTCTTCAAGTTCTTCTTCTGGATTGGGTATTGCAATAGCTCCCTCAACCCAGTCATCTATACCATCTTCAACCAGGACTTCCGCAGGTCCTTTAAACACATTCTCtttaagaagaagaagaagaactTCCGGCATTGA